The Amycolatopsis mongoliensis genome includes a window with the following:
- a CDS encoding NUDIX hydrolase: MTEIAQKHLAYCWIARGDRVLFLRRAPGVFLAGRWELPGGTAEPGEAFEATAIREAVEETGLRVRVTGELARDSWPDVAGRAMEVHAFVYTVEEDGAGDVVLNPEEHDDFAWLAPQEAGRLDMAEHFRRLL, from the coding sequence ATGACGGAGATCGCGCAGAAGCACCTGGCCTACTGCTGGATCGCCCGCGGCGACCGGGTGCTGTTCCTCCGGCGCGCGCCCGGCGTGTTCCTCGCGGGACGGTGGGAACTGCCCGGCGGGACGGCCGAGCCGGGCGAGGCTTTCGAAGCCACCGCGATCCGGGAAGCGGTGGAGGAGACGGGGTTGCGGGTCCGGGTCACGGGTGAACTCGCCCGCGATTCCTGGCCCGACGTCGCCGGGCGCGCGATGGAAGTCCACGCTTTCGTTTACACGGTGGAAGAAGACGGCGCCGGAGACGTCGTGCTCAACCCGGAGGAGCACGACGACTTCGCTTGGCTCGCGCCGCAGGAAGCCGGACGTCTCGACATGGCGGAGCATTTTCGCCGGCTGCTGTGA
- a CDS encoding VOC family protein, producing MKLTSTVLGAPEPRALAEFYSKLLGWPIKTDEPEWVTLRPDDGSAGLSFQLETEHVPPVWPPAGGAQQMQLHLDIEVDDLDAATSAATAAGAVVADFQPQEDVRVCFDPAGHPFCLWTRE from the coding sequence ATGAAACTGACCTCCACCGTCCTCGGCGCGCCGGAACCGCGCGCGCTCGCCGAGTTCTACTCGAAGCTGCTCGGCTGGCCGATCAAGACCGACGAGCCGGAGTGGGTGACGCTCCGCCCGGACGACGGCAGCGCCGGGTTGTCGTTCCAGCTCGAGACCGAGCACGTCCCGCCGGTGTGGCCGCCGGCCGGCGGCGCCCAGCAGATGCAGCTGCACCTCGACATCGAGGTCGACGACCTCGACGCGGCGACGTCGGCCGCGACCGCCGCGGGCGCCGTCGTCGCGGACTTCCAGCCGCAGGAGGACGTCCGCGTCTGCTTCGATCCGGCCGGGCACCCGTTCTGCCTCTGGACGCGTGAATGA
- a CDS encoding serine hydrolase domain-containing protein — MSSEHIQGTVADGFESVREEFAAVATAEGGDYAAQLVAHVDGERVVDLWTGPEITADSLTGVFSSTKGAAHLVVALLVQDGVLDLDQRVSHYWPEFGAAGKAAITLRELLAHRAGVVGADAGFTADEIADDRVIAERLAPQRPYWRPGTAFGYHALVIGALTGEVVRRVTGRSIQEHYEERIRKPFGLDFYLGLPEELEPRFLTTQPMLPTPEQLAELEANATGPDSITGIAFNRNHPKAPELWDLPNMEVVRRLSPASVGGVASARGLAGMYAAAISGPERLLHPETAAEFAQIHSIGDDLSTRNHNAFGLGFAIVSDDYPSLGQGAFGHSGAAGSQAFADPRSGLAYGYNRRRFAFPGGAAPENARLVSAIHKAVTDQQA; from the coding sequence ATGTCGTCCGAGCACATCCAGGGGACCGTCGCCGACGGGTTCGAGTCCGTCCGCGAGGAGTTCGCCGCCGTCGCGACCGCCGAAGGCGGCGACTACGCCGCCCAGCTCGTCGCGCACGTCGACGGCGAGCGCGTCGTCGACCTGTGGACCGGGCCCGAGATCACCGCCGACTCGCTGACCGGGGTGTTCTCCTCCACCAAGGGTGCGGCACACCTGGTGGTGGCGCTGCTCGTCCAGGACGGCGTGCTCGACCTCGACCAGCGGGTCAGCCACTACTGGCCGGAGTTCGGCGCGGCGGGCAAGGCGGCGATCACCCTGCGGGAGCTGCTCGCGCACCGCGCCGGCGTCGTGGGCGCGGACGCCGGCTTCACGGCCGACGAGATCGCCGACGACCGCGTGATCGCCGAGCGGCTCGCCCCGCAGCGGCCGTACTGGCGTCCCGGCACGGCGTTCGGCTACCACGCGCTGGTGATCGGCGCCCTGACCGGCGAGGTCGTCCGGCGCGTCACCGGCCGCAGCATCCAGGAGCACTACGAGGAGCGGATCCGGAAGCCGTTCGGCCTCGACTTCTACCTGGGGCTGCCGGAGGAGCTGGAGCCTCGGTTCCTGACGACGCAGCCGATGCTGCCGACGCCGGAGCAGCTGGCCGAGCTGGAGGCGAACGCGACGGGGCCGGACAGCATCACCGGGATCGCGTTCAACCGCAACCACCCGAAGGCGCCGGAACTCTGGGACCTGCCGAACATGGAGGTGGTCCGCCGCCTGAGCCCGGCCTCGGTGGGCGGCGTGGCGTCGGCACGCGGCCTGGCCGGGATGTACGCGGCGGCGATCAGCGGCCCGGAGCGGCTGCTGCACCCGGAGACGGCGGCGGAGTTCGCCCAGATCCATTCCATCGGCGACGACCTGTCGACCCGCAACCACAACGCCTTCGGCCTGGGCTTCGCGATCGTCTCGGACGACTACCCGTCCCTCGGACAGGGTGCATTCGGCCACAGCGGCGCGGCGGGTTCCCAGGCGTTCGCAGACCCCCGCAGCGGCCTGGCCTACGGCTACAACCGCCGCCGGTTCGCCTTCCCAGGCGGTGCGGCGCCCGAGAACGCGCGGCTGGTGAGCGCAATCCACAAGGCGGTGACGGACCAGCAGGCATGA